In one Elusimicrobiota bacterium genomic region, the following are encoded:
- a CDS encoding four helix bundle protein, with product MDKIKSFKELRIWQRGIELVKDIYLLTEKFPKEELYGITSQMRRASISIPSNIAEGFKRNHNKEFVQFLHLAMGSAAELETQLIIAKEIGFINSEKLILVSNKLDSLSKMTTSLLNKMSC from the coding sequence ATGGATAAGATAAAGAGTTTTAAAGAACTTAGGATTTGGCAAAGGGGAATAGAGCTAGTTAAAGATATTTACCTTTTAACTGAGAAATTTCCCAAAGAAGAATTATATGGAATTACTTCACAGATGAGACGTGCATCCATTTCTATACCTTCTAATATCGCAGAAGGATTTAAGAGAAACCATAATAAAGAATTTGTTCAGTTTTTGCACTTAGCAATGGGATCCGCTGCTGAATTGGAAACTCAATTAATCATAGCAAAAGAAATTGGTTTTATTAACAGCGAAAAACTTATTTTAGTTTCAAACAAGCTTGATTCTTTGTCCAAAATGACAACGTCTTTGCTTAATA